The Lepus europaeus isolate LE1 chromosome 5, mLepTim1.pri, whole genome shotgun sequence genome includes the window caataaaaaataatgaaatctttggAAAGTATATCAGGATGTCTTGCCGTTTACTTGTGttgctttttgtttcatttcacgatgttttgtagtttttgtcTTTAAgtctttcttaaaatttgtttatgtatttatttatttatctatttgagaaacAGTTCCCATTTGCTGGGAACTTCTCAAaagcacacagcagccagggctgggcaggccaaatccaggagctgggaactcagtccatgtctcccatgttgtGGCAGGGatacaactacttgaaccatccatcacctgctgcctcctagggagcatgttagcaggaagctgggcttggctgtggagctggaacttgaacccaggccctccagtaggAGATACtggggtcccaagtggcatcttaaccattagccCGAACACCTACCTTGTTGTATgtcttttacctccttggttaattcctaagtattttattctttttgatgctattttaaatggaattattttattaatttcctttattaattattattaggGTATAGAAAcagttgattttgtatcttataACTTGATGTATTTATTAGTTCTAGTAGTGTTTTTATGTGGTCTTTAGGGTTTCCTACATATAAGATCATGCCATCTGTAAACaaagatactttttttcttttccaatttggatgctACTTTTTCTTGCTAATTGCTCTAGCTAGGACTTCTAGTACTGTGTTGAACAGAAGTCACAAGAGTGTtgcatgggggccagtgttgtggggtagagcactgtttcaagtcctggctgctccacttctgatccagctccctgctaatgcacctgggaaggcaacagaggatggtccaagggctttggcccctacacccacatgggagactcagaggaagctcctggctcctggctttgacttgggccagcgccaaccattgcagccatttggagagtgaaccagcagatggaagatctctctttctctgtctctgtctctctcactctgtctctctctctgtaactgtgactttcaaataaataaatatttttttaaaaagcacgtTGCATgaaatcaaactttaaaaaatttctttcaataaCATAATATTGGAAAAAGTAACTGAGAatgttttgttttacttctttttagaAGTCGTTTGCCTCCTTCGTGAGTTAGAGAGACAGGAGGGAAGcaacaacaatttttttaatcaaCATACGTTCGTCATTGAGAAAACACTGTCTAAGGAGAGAGACCAGAATTGTAATCTGAGTGCAAACATTATCTCTTCAAGACGAAAACAACATGAATCAAATGGAAAGAGTTTGCATTCTAATTTACACTTACTtagttataataaaaaatataatggagAAAGCGCCTGTGAATACGAGGAATGTGGGAATGCTTTCAAAAACAAGTTTTATCTCATTAGGTATAAGGAAAAAGCATACAAGAAAGAAATCTGTGAACATGATGACCATGAGAAAACCTTCCCAGAGGAGGCTCATCCCTTTAGACTAGAAAGAAATTATCCAAAGGGAAACAAGACCTTTGCATGCAGTGACTGTGGGAAGATGTTTGACGATAAGGAATACCTTGTAGCTCATCAAAAAACGCATGGTGTAGAGAGAGCGTTTGTGTGCAATGACTGTGGGAAAGCTTTTATGCGGAAAACCCAACTCATGGCCCACCAGCGacttcacactggagagaaaccttacAAGTGCAGTCAGTGCGGGAAAACATTCACTTGGCATTCCTCCTTCAATCAGCATATAAAATCTCACACACTCGAGAACTTGTTTGAGTGTAAGCAGTGTGGGAAAACCTTCAAGTATTGTTCATCCCTTTATAAACATTGTAGAATTCATGCAGGAGAGAAACCATACCGATACCGAAAACGCAGCAAAGCTCATGCTGACTCCTCTGTGTTTCCCATGCGCCAGAGAACTCACTTGGACGAGAAACCCTATGGATGCACGAAGTGTGACAAAGCCTTCAACAGGAAGTCCCACCTCCTGCAACACTACTTAACTCATCTAGCAGAGCAGCAGAATACGTGTAAATCTGTGCGAAGTCCTCCCCAGAGGACACATGTCATTCTCCCTCCAGGGAGTCATGAGACAGTGGAAGGTGGGATGATGCAAAAGTAGCCTTTTTAGCAGCAAAGAATTCATCACGAGAAAAACACTATCAACTGGACAGAGGTGGAAAAGAACGTTCTGAAATTCATATTCTGTGATACTGATTTTATTGAGAAGATGACAAATTTTTGAGGTATAGTTTTATTATAGCATATAAAGCTTAGGAAGTTGTGACAAAATGAATAATGAGGCTTCATGTTGACAATAGTTACATATAGGAGAATGTGTTCTGAGTAATAGTCTTTATACAAATGTAGAAATATCTGCATTGCTTAAGAATTTTGTATAACCACAGATTGAAATACATCCTATGTACATTATACGAAATTATATCTGTCATGGTGATGGTGGCACAATATTATGAGTGTGTAGTTCCAGCAAACTGTGCACTTAAAATGGCTGAAATAGCAAAAcctatgtatattttaccacaataaaaaaaatgaaatttttcaaaagtataCCTGGTAAAGTCCTTAAttatctgttcaagtcctagaAATCATCATTTGGGTAATTGTCATCTTTAAGTGAAAGAATAtggtttgtaaggcagagttacagagaggcagggacagagagagagggagggagggaaggaggtgtcttccatctgctggttcactccccaaatagccacaacagccagagctgggccaatcaggagccaggagccaggagcttccatgtctcccacatgggtgcaggggcccaagcacttgggccatcttctactgttttcccagactgtagcagagagctggatcagaagaggagcagggacttgaactggcgcccatatgggatgccggccctgcaggcagcagctttatccacgaTGCTGCAGTTCTGGCCCCTTAACCATCCTTTTAAAGGAAGTCAGGGACAGTTATGTAGTCTTCTGCCTGTGCCCATCTTAGGTCATTGTAATGTGTTTTCTTCCCAAGTTCCAAAGacggagaaagaagaaagaatatgagtgtatgtgtgtttagGTATGCTTGCACTAATCCTGACTAATATGACATTAAAGAAAGATGGGGCTGGCATGGCATGAgggattaagctgctacctgcaatgccagtatccctttgggtgctggttctagtcctgtctgctccacttccaatgcagcttcctgctaatacaactgggaaagcagcagaagatgggccaagtgcttgggtccctgccacccttgttggaaacctggaataagctcgcttctgattttggccttgctcagcccc containing:
- the LOC133759688 gene encoding zinc finger protein 684-like; protein product: MSVLLQQAVTLQDVAIYFTPEEWRLLADDQRTLYCDVMLENLRTLISLGFPVTKTKVIFKVEQGQKPWKVKREDPYWSQIEVVCLLRELERQEGSNNNFFNQHTFVIEKTLSKERDQNCNLSANIISSRRKQHESNGKSLHSNLHLLSYNKKYNGESACEYEECGNAFKNKFYLIRYKEKAYKKEICEHDDHEKTFPEEAHPFRLERNYPKGNKTFACSDCGKMFDDKEYLVAHQKTHGVERAFVCNDCGKAFMRKTQLMAHQRLHTGEKPYKCSQCGKTFTWHSSFNQHIKSHTLENLFECKQCGKTFKYCSSLYKHCRIHAGEKPYRYRKRSKAHADSSVFPMRQRTHLDEKPYGCTKCDKAFNRKSHLLQHYLTHLAEQQNTCKSVRSPPQRTHVILPPGSHETVEGGMMQK